The segment GAGATCGGAGCGGACCTCATGTTCCTCACCGCCCCCGCCCGCCTGCTGGTCGAAAACGGCGCGGTCACTGGCGTTGCCTATCACGAACTGGCCTATGCCGATCCTGAAAAATGCGCGGGCAAGCTCTCGCCGGTAAAAGACTCCGAAGGCGCTCTCGAAGCCGACCTGGTCATAACGGCCACTGACCGGCTGGCCAACGGCGCGGCCTTCACCGACGAGCACGGCGACCCCCTGTTCGACCTGGACAAGAAGACCGGTGCCATCAAGACGGACCCCGCCTCCCTGCAAACCAGCATTCCGTACGTCTTTGCGGGCGGCGAGGCCGCCACGGGCCGCAACATCCTGATCCAGGCCGTTGCCGACGCCCGCCGGGCCGCCCGGGCCATCCACCACTTCATTACCGAGGACGCCATCCCCGAGCCCAAGAACCCGCAGCTTCGCGTCATCCCCGAGTCCATCCTCAAGAACATGGAAGTGCACTACACCATTCCGCGCATTCAGGTCCCCGTGCTCAGCGTGGCGGACCGGAAGCACACCTTCAAGGAAGAAGTGCAGGGCGGCATCACGTACGAGGCGGCCCGCAAGGAGGCCAGCCGCTGCCTGCGCTGCGGCCTGACCTGCTACGACTCCGAGGCCGGAGCCGAATACGCCCAGGACGCCGACGTGCACCCCTTCAACGAAGCCGACGGAAAGTAGAAGATGAAAGACAATTCACTCTCCAGACGCACGCTCCTGCGCACCCTCAGCCTGCTGGGGCTGGGCGCGGCCTGCGCACCCGCCCCGTCCCTGGCCGCGGTTTGCCTGACCGAAACCGGCCCCGATGCCGGCAACCGGCGCATGGTGGTCGAGAACCGCTTCCTCATGGGAACCTTCGTGGCCATAACCGCGGTGCATGACTCACGCTCCCGGGCTGAGCATGCCATGGGGCTGGCCTTTGAGGAAATCGAACGCCTCAGCGCGATCTTCGACCGCCACCGGAGCGACACGCCGGTCTCGCATCTCAACGACACCGGCGTATTGCGCGACGCCGACCGCGAGTTGCGCGAGGTGGTGCAAGAGTCCCTGGCCTACGCCCGGCTCTCCGGCGGGGCCTACGATCCCACGGTGCTGCCCGCGGTCGAGCTGCTCAAGGCCAAGGCCAACCCCACCGGCCGGATGGACCTTTCCGACGGCGAACTGCGCGAGGCCCTGGCCCTGGTGGACAGCACCGCCGTGCGCGTCTCCGGCAACGATATCCGCCTGACCAGGCGGGGCATGGGCCTCACCCTGGACGGCATGAGCAAGGGATACATAGTGGACCGCGCCTCGGAGGTCCTGTCCGCCAACGGCGTGACCGACCACCTCATCAACGCGGGAGGCGACATGCGGGCCTGCGGCGAGCGCGCTCCGGGCAAGCCCTGGACCGTGGCTATCGAGGACCCCAGGGGCCAGGGCGACTACCCCGCGCTGGTGCATCTCCGGGATGCGGCCATCGCCACTTCCGGCGGCTACGAAGTCCGCTACGACGCCACAGGCTCCCACCACCACGTGGTCGATCCCCGCACGGCCAAATCCCCCACGCGCAGTATCAGCGTCTCGGTGATCGCGCCCTCCGTCATGCGGGCCGACGCCCTTTCCACAGCCGGATTCGTCCTGCCGCCCCGCGAGGCGGTACGCATGATCGACGCCGTGGAAGGAGCCGAGTGCATGATCGTCGGCAACACGGGAGCCAAAACCCGATCCGCCCGCTGGCGGGCGATCGGCTGAACCGAATCAAATCAAGAGCACCATACCCCAGCCATGAGGGGCGACACCTCCTCCCCTCACCCCATCGCGCCCCCGGTTTCCACAGACCGGGGGCGCACCCTTTTCCGGGCCCGGCCACTGCGCGGCAAAACCGCAGTCCCCATGGGAAATACCCATAAAAAAAGGACTTATGCGAAAAGCATAAGTCCTTTTGATTGCATGGTGACCCCGGCAGGAATCGAACCTGCGACACCGAGATTAGGAATCTCGTGCTCTATCCTACTGAGCTACGGGGCCACGTCCCGGCGTGTGCCGGGGAATCGTTCCTAGCCGACGACGATTGAAAAGGCAAGCCTTTCGTTATGCCGGGCGGCTTAATGCGTGTGCTCGGGATAATACATCTCCAGCGCCTGCACGGCCGCTCCGAGTTGCTCGACCACATTGAGATCGGCGGTCTGCTTGGCCTTCATGGCCAGCAGGACGACCGCGTGGTGCTTCGCGAGCCGCTCGGCGTAGTCCTCCTGCGACGGCTTGACCCGCTGGGTCAGGAAGTAGTCCGAGATGGTGGCGATGATCTTCTGGGCGTGCATCTCCTTGTTGTTCACCCAGCGGACGAACTGCTGCCGGGACTGGAGATCGGTCTTGTCTGCCAGGGCCATCATCTCGGTCACGGATTTCTTGACGGTCTCCACATCCTCAAGCATGGACATGACCCGGGCGTGGTCGTCGTAGATGCCGCACGGAATCTGGCAATGGGCCGATGCCGGGCGGGGCGTGACCAGCACGGCCAAGGCGAAAAGCATCAGGAAAACGGTTTTTTTGCCTATGCGCATACAGGGCCTCCTTGAACGGTTTTGACGGTTTTTTCACGGTTATATTCCTTATACACGGCCTGACGAAATTTTGAAACCTCCCCGGGAGGAATTGCCGCCTTCCACGTCCTCGCAAATGCGTGTGCAAATGCAGGCACACTATTTACAACAGAAAAAAAAGGGCTATATAGCTATGAAGGCGGTACAGGCCGCCATCCTGTTTTCCGCATCCTTGCATGGAGGCAAAATGAATCGTAAGGCTTATTTTCTCACTCTCGTCCTGACCCTTGCGCTGGCCGTGCCGATGGCCGCTCAGGCGCGCGACCTGCCCGTGTTCACGGAGCTGGCCGCCAAAGCGGGCAAGG is part of the Desulfovibrio sp. Fe33 genome and harbors:
- a CDS encoding superoxide dismutase, Ni; this translates as MRIGKKTVFLMLFALAVLVTPRPASAHCQIPCGIYDDHARVMSMLEDVETVKKSVTEMMALADKTDLQSRQQFVRWVNNKEMHAQKIIATISDYFLTQRVKPSQEDYAERLAKHHAVVLLAMKAKQTADLNVVEQLGAAVQALEMYYPEHTH
- a CDS encoding FAD:protein FMN transferase; translated protein: MKDNSLSRRTLLRTLSLLGLGAACAPAPSLAAVCLTETGPDAGNRRMVVENRFLMGTFVAITAVHDSRSRAEHAMGLAFEEIERLSAIFDRHRSDTPVSHLNDTGVLRDADRELREVVQESLAYARLSGGAYDPTVLPAVELLKAKANPTGRMDLSDGELREALALVDSTAVRVSGNDIRLTRRGMGLTLDGMSKGYIVDRASEVLSANGVTDHLINAGGDMRACGERAPGKPWTVAIEDPRGQGDYPALVHLRDAAIATSGGYEVRYDATGSHHHVVDPRTAKSPTRSISVSVIAPSVMRADALSTAGFVLPPREAVRMIDAVEGAECMIVGNTGAKTRSARWRAIG